In the Euphorbia lathyris chromosome 5, ddEupLath1.1, whole genome shotgun sequence genome, one interval contains:
- the LOC136228547 gene encoding methyl jasmonate esterase 1-like: MLLKSPLLNSPSLKTTTTQKRVSNFRSERSSSKNLACKNNLKCDSGGQRHFVLIHGACHGAWCWYKVSPLLKSAGHNVSALDMAASGVNPRKVEDLRSFSDYFEPLMEFMANLSAEERVILVGHSMGGIGISMAMEKFTEKISAAVFAAASMPGSDFPYQTIAAKYAERSKSSKSKPMDTKLIFGNGPNNPPTAIVLGPNQMATNLYHFSPPQDLELATLLVRPFPVFSNEVAENEIVVTKERHGLVPRIFIICDEENDEEQRWMVLNNPPHELKIISGSDHMVMLSKPQELASYLLEIGQKYV; the protein is encoded by the exons ATGCTCTTAAAATCCCCATTGCTTAATTCTCCATCCCTGAAAACAACCACCACCCAAAAAAGAGTTTCCAATTTCAGATCGGAAAGATCATCATCCAAAAACCTAGCTTGCAAGAATAATTTGAAATGCGATTCAGGTGGGCAAAGACACTTTGTGCTAATCCATGGAGCCTGTCATGGAGCTTGGTGCTGGTACAAGGTTTCACCTCTTCTAAAATCGGCCGGCCATAATGTTTCGGCTCTGGATATGGCTGCTTCAGGGGTAAATCCGAGGAAGGTGGAGGATCTCCGATCCTTTTCCGATTACTTCGAGCCATTGATGGAATTCATGGCGAATCTTTCAGCAGAAGAAAGAGTGATATTAGTTGGGCATAGCATGGGTGGAATTGGAATTTCTATGGCCATGGAAAAGTTCACTGAGAAAATATCTGCCGCAGTCTTTGCCGCTGCTTCAATGCCTGGTTCCGACTTTCCTTACCAAACCATTGCAGCAAAG taTGCAGAAAGGTCAAAGTCGTCGAAATCCAAACCCATGGACACAAAGTTAATATTCGGCAATGGGCCAAACAACCCTCCAACAGCCATAGTCCTCGGCCCTAACCAGATGGCAACAAATTTATACCACTTTTCTCCGCCTCAg GATTTGGAACTTGCAACATTGTTAGTGAGGCCTTTTCCTGTATTCAGTAATGAAGTAGCTGAGAATGAAATAGTAGTGACTAAGGAAAGACATGGATTAGTGCCTCGAATTTTCATAATCTGCGATGAAGAAAATGATGAAGAGCAGAGATGGATGGTTCTAAATAACCCACCACATGAACTCAAGATCATCTCTGGTTCTGATCACATGGTCATGCTTTCTAAACCTCAAGAACTAGCTTCTTATCTTTTGGAAATTGGACAAAAATATGTTTGa
- the LOC136228568 gene encoding methyl jasmonate esterase 1-like, with amino-acid sequence MQSGGGQRHFVLIHGACHGAWCWYKVSALLKSAGHKVSALDMAASGVNLKKLEELRSFSDYYEPLLEFIANISEERVILVAHSMGGYGISIAMEKFPEKISVAVFAAAGMPGSDLNYKAIDAKYWEIFKIYESTEDTQFIFGNGPDNPPTAILLGPNQMASRLYRLSPPEDLELGKLLVRPIPVYNNAEANDEIMVFNKERHGSVPRFFIICDEQHCEEQRWMIENNPPHEVKLISGSDHMVMFSKPQELVFYLLEIGEKYF; translated from the exons ATGCAGAGTGGTGGAGGACAGAGACACTTTGTGCTAATCCATGGAGCCTGCCATGGAGCTTGGTGCTGGTACAAAGTTTCAGCTCTTCTAAAATCGGCGGGCCACAAAGTTTCGGCTCTGGATATGGCAGCTTCAGGGGTGAATCTGAAGAAGTTGGAGGAGCTCCGATCCTTCTCCGATTACTATGAGCCGTTGCTTGAATTCATCGCGAATATTTCAGAAGAAAGAGTGATTCTAGTTGCGCATAGCATGGGTGGATATGGAATTTCTATCGCCATGGAAAAGTTCCCTGAGAAAATATCAGTCGCAGTATTTGCCGCCGCTGGAATGCCTGGTTCCGATTTGAATTACAAGGCCATTGATGCCAAG TATTGGGAAATATTCAAGATCTATGAATCGACGGAGGACACTCAGTTCATCTTTGGCAATGGACCAGACAATCCTCCGACGGCAATACTCCTCGGCCCTAACCAGATGGCTTCAAGATTATACCGTTTATCTCCACCTGAG GATTTGGAACTAGGAAAATTGTTGGTGAGACCTATCCCAGTATACAATAATGCAGAAGCTAATGATGAAATAATGGTGTTCAATAAGGAAAGACATGGATCGGTGCCACGCTTTTTCATAATTTGTGATGAACAACATTGTGAAGAACAGAGATGGATGATTGAAAATAATCCTCCACATGAAGTCAAGCTAATCTCCGGCTCTGATCATATGGTCATGTTTTCTAAACCTCAAGAACTAGTTTTTTACCTTTTGGAAATCGGAGAAAAGTACTTCTGA